In a single window of the Candidatus Kaiserbacteria bacterium genome:
- a CDS encoding ROK family protein, with amino-acid sequence MYILFDIGGTKTRVASTNDLETILRVEKFNTPLSYAEGLAAIVAAIETVRGGESVTAMAGGIRGPLNHEKTGIVSEKVLMDWVGRSITGDLNQKYHAPVFLENDTAIVGLGEVHYGAGKGADIVAYHTVSTGVGGARYVHGHIDAVSVGFEPGQQILDIDRTILGSHVSPTLENMVSGTALEKRKGMKPYEISQEDHVWDELAGILAFGLKNTIVYWSPDVIVLGGSMVIGDPRILLPDIIRHTEEALGGLLLCPKIVDATLKDEGGLYGAMALIKEKQGNIK; translated from the coding sequence ATGTATATTCTTTTTGACATCGGCGGCACCAAAACCCGAGTAGCATCAACAAACGACCTAGAGACAATTCTTCGCGTAGAAAAATTTAATACTCCACTCTCGTATGCCGAAGGTCTTGCGGCTATTGTGGCAGCCATAGAAACAGTGCGTGGAGGTGAGAGTGTGACCGCGATGGCGGGAGGTATTCGAGGACCTCTCAATCACGAAAAGACTGGAATTGTGAGCGAAAAAGTTTTGATGGACTGGGTTGGGCGCTCGATTACTGGCGACCTCAACCAAAAATATCATGCACCCGTGTTTCTCGAAAACGATACCGCCATAGTTGGTCTTGGAGAGGTGCATTACGGTGCAGGGAAGGGAGCAGACATAGTGGCGTACCACACGGTGAGTACTGGGGTAGGGGGTGCACGATATGTGCATGGGCACATTGATGCAGTAAGTGTCGGATTTGAGCCTGGCCAACAGATTTTGGATATTGATAGAACTATACTTGGCAGTCATGTGTCTCCAACTCTGGAAAATATGGTGTCAGGCACTGCGCTCGAAAAACGAAAGGGAATGAAGCCATATGAAATATCTCAGGAAGATCATGTATGGGACGAGCTCGCGGGAATATTGGCATTTGGACTTAAAAACACCATTGTGTACTGGTCTCCAGACGTTATTGTACTCGGTGGTTCTATGGTAATTGGTGACCCCCGTATTCTCCTCCCCGACATCATTCGTCATACTGAAGAGGCCCTGGGCGGGCTTCTTCTATGCCCTAAGATAGTCGATGCAACCTTGAAAGATGAGGGTGGACTCTATGGTGCGATGGCACTCATCAAAGAAAAACAAGGCAACATAAAATAA
- a CDS encoding EVE domain-containing protein: protein MQYWLMKSEPSCYSIDDLKRDRIGRWDDVRNYQARNFMRNMEKGDMVLFYHSSTKPVGVVGLARVHREAYPDPTQFDAQSYKYDAKSLEENPRWSAVDLSFIEKFSEAMTLAELKNDPYFKNMLVVRTGMRLSVQPVEKKHFMRICNMYSTAFVPIAT, encoded by the coding sequence ATGCAGTACTGGCTCATGAAAAGTGAACCCTCGTGTTACTCTATTGACGATCTTAAACGCGATAGAATAGGTAGGTGGGATGATGTGCGCAACTACCAAGCGCGCAATTTTATGCGGAATATGGAGAAGGGTGATATGGTGCTTTTTTATCACTCGAGCACAAAGCCCGTGGGTGTGGTAGGGCTTGCGCGGGTGCACAGAGAAGCGTATCCCGACCCCACGCAGTTTGATGCACAATCATACAAATACGATGCAAAATCTTTGGAAGAAAATCCGCGCTGGTCTGCAGTCGATCTTTCATTTATTGAAAAGTTTTCTGAGGCTATGACACTTGCTGAACTCAAAAATGACCCATATTTCAAAAATATGCTCGTCGTGAGAACGGGTATGCGACTATCCGTACAACCAGTGGAAAAGAAACACTTTATGCGTATTTGTAACATGTACTCAACTGCTTTTGTGCCTATTGCCACATAA
- the murI gene encoding glutamate racemase: MKIGFFDSGMGGLTILRAVRAYMPEYDYIFFGDTANVPYGSKSEEEIHTLTYAGIKRLFDAGAVIVIVACNTASARSVRIHQDEMLAREYPDRKLLGVIIPTVETLLATPAKNVLLIGTERTIRSEKYLIELKKGDADFTLYTHATPSLVPLIESGDLEGACTEVRHVLCEPKYANIDTVVLGCTHYTLLKECIRCNRTCTIISQDEIIPEKFKEYLTRHPEIESRLTREGSVEIDLSVENEHYDTIKKTLLRAH, translated from the coding sequence ATGAAAATTGGTTTCTTTGATTCGGGGATGGGTGGACTCACTATTCTACGTGCGGTGCGTGCATACATGCCGGAGTACGATTATATTTTTTTTGGTGATACCGCCAATGTACCCTATGGGAGTAAATCTGAAGAGGAGATACATACGCTTACGTATGCAGGCATCAAACGTCTTTTTGATGCGGGGGCAGTGATTGTCATTGTGGCATGCAATACCGCTTCAGCGCGCTCAGTGCGTATCCATCAAGATGAAATGCTTGCACGTGAGTATCCTGATAGAAAACTTCTTGGGGTGATTATTCCTACAGTAGAGACACTTCTCGCGACACCGGCTAAGAATGTATTACTCATTGGCACCGAGCGTACTATTCGCTCCGAGAAGTATCTTATTGAACTCAAAAAAGGTGATGCAGACTTTACACTCTATACGCATGCCACACCGTCACTCGTGCCACTCATAGAATCGGGCGATTTGGAGGGTGCATGCACTGAAGTACGACACGTTCTTTGTGAACCGAAATATGCAAACATCGATACTGTAGTACTCGGTTGTACGCACTACACACTTCTCAAAGAGTGTATTCGTTGTAATCGCACCTGCACTATCATTTCTCAAGATGAGATTATTCCTGAAAAATTTAAAGAGTACCTGACTCGGCATCCAGAGATTGAATCAAGACTCACGAGAGAGGGAAGTGTAGAGATAGACTTGAGTGTCGAAAATGAGCACTATGACACCATCAAGAAAACTCTCCTTAGAGCACACTAA
- a CDS encoding peptidoglycan DD-metalloendopeptidase family protein, translated as MRKPSFIAFFNSVCVHLLMVSVLFSVSLPITHAATEAEVLQTEINERNSRLKEIEQEIAGYQTELKKVGGTKNTLQKAISSLELERKKVQSDIKYTQNKIGATDLEIDKLALEIDVTEASITLNQRAVSETIQMLSETDDRSFIEVLLEYDNVSEFWGRIDELEQMRLVMREKLTDLSAEKELLSGQFATQTHKREQLLGLKEQYSDQNEVLVDNSTQKSRLLSATKNKEVEYQKLLKAKKTEYDAVLKEMRDFESKLQFILDPNTIPARGTQVFNWPVSNVVITQLFGGTEFAKQNASVYGGRAYHPGVDFGVPTGSKIMAPLSGTVRATGNTDAVPGCYSWGKWTLVDHANGLSTLYAHQSVISVVPGQQVATGEIIGYSGNTGYSTGPHLHFTVYAKAGVSVRKFNEIKAVTSCGAATTPVAASDAYIDPMVYLPQ; from the coding sequence ATGCGAAAACCCTCATTCATTGCTTTTTTTAATTCTGTCTGTGTACACCTACTCATGGTAAGTGTACTCTTTTCTGTGAGTCTTCCTATTACACATGCGGCTACTGAGGCGGAGGTGCTCCAAACTGAAATCAACGAGCGTAACTCTCGTCTAAAAGAAATCGAGCAGGAAATTGCCGGGTATCAAACCGAGCTTAAAAAAGTGGGCGGTACAAAAAATACTCTTCAAAAAGCAATTTCGTCTCTCGAGCTTGAACGAAAAAAAGTACAGTCTGATATTAAGTACACCCAAAACAAAATCGGCGCTACTGATTTGGAAATTGACAAACTTGCTCTCGAGATAGATGTCACCGAGGCAAGTATCACACTCAATCAAAGAGCCGTAAGCGAAACAATTCAAATGCTCAGTGAGACGGACGACCGATCTTTTATAGAAGTACTTCTAGAATATGACAATGTTTCAGAGTTTTGGGGACGCATCGATGAGCTCGAACAAATGCGACTTGTCATGCGCGAAAAACTTACTGACCTGAGTGCTGAAAAAGAATTACTGAGCGGACAATTTGCAACACAAACACACAAGCGCGAGCAGCTTCTTGGCCTTAAAGAGCAATATAGTGATCAAAATGAAGTGCTTGTTGACAACTCAACTCAAAAATCGAGGCTACTGTCTGCTACTAAAAACAAAGAAGTTGAATATCAAAAACTTCTTAAAGCTAAGAAGACTGAGTATGACGCTGTACTGAAAGAGATGCGTGACTTTGAATCAAAACTTCAATTTATTCTTGACCCCAACACCATTCCTGCGCGTGGGACACAGGTATTCAATTGGCCAGTGTCGAACGTAGTAATCACTCAACTTTTTGGTGGTACTGAATTTGCAAAGCAAAACGCGTCAGTCTACGGTGGACGCGCATACCATCCAGGCGTTGACTTTGGTGTACCAACAGGATCAAAAATTATGGCACCACTTTCGGGTACGGTGCGCGCAACTGGCAACACTGATGCAGTCCCGGGCTGTTACTCATGGGGCAAGTGGACACTCGTCGATCATGCCAACGGGCTATCAACACTCTACGCACACCAGAGCGTTATAAGCGTTGTTCCTGGGCAACAAGTTGCGACAGGGGAGATTATTGGCTACTCGGGCAACACCGGCTACTCCACTGGACCCCACTTACACTTCACCGTATATGCAAAGGCCGGAGTTTCTGTACGCAAATTTAATGAAATAAAAGCAGTCACGAGCTGTGGTGCTGCAACAACGCCAGTGGCAGCATCCGATGCGTACATAGATCCAATGGTATACCTTCCGCAATAG
- the gltX gene encoding glutamate--tRNA ligase, with protein MSKFQNTAVVTRMAPSPTGHLHIGTARTALFNYLYAKKYNGTFIMRIEDTDKERSKKEYEEEILEGLEWLGMSWDALYRQSERTAIYRGYLELAISKGRAYVSHEESKMRPGEYVDVVRLKNPNTTITFEDEVRGEITFDTTELGDFVIARSIDDALYHFTVVVDDHEMGVTHVIRGEDHISNTPRQILIQEAIGAERPIYAHLPLILAPDRSKLSKRHGAVMLSEYERQGFIKESIINYLALLGWNPGTDLEKYTLEELTQAFDISGIQKSGAVFNIDKLKWFNKEYLTNYSVEEFGAYIETILPDALFALPQFSPDRLRKVIPLIKERSSTRDEVFSDFEAGEYDFAFKPPEHNPKLIAWKNDASPRESLSRLQKLAELIAQMPEELSSDEARSFIWDYAVDTGKGEVLWPLRVALTGRERSPDPFCVIHIIGSAESYKRVITACDTILRAS; from the coding sequence ATGTCAAAATTTCAGAATACGGCTGTGGTTACGCGCATGGCGCCAAGCCCCACAGGGCATTTGCATATCGGCACTGCACGTACGGCTCTTTTTAACTACCTGTATGCGAAAAAGTATAATGGTACCTTTATTATGCGCATCGAAGATACCGACAAAGAGCGCAGTAAGAAAGAATATGAGGAGGAAATTCTTGAGGGACTCGAATGGCTCGGGATGTCCTGGGACGCCCTGTACCGTCAATCAGAACGTACCGCCATTTATCGTGGATACCTTGAGCTAGCCATTTCAAAAGGCCGCGCATACGTAAGTCACGAGGAAAGTAAGATGCGCCCTGGTGAATACGTTGATGTAGTGCGCCTTAAAAATCCTAACACCACTATTACTTTTGAAGATGAAGTTCGTGGTGAAATTACTTTTGATACTACTGAACTTGGTGACTTTGTAATTGCACGCTCTATCGATGATGCCCTGTATCATTTTACCGTTGTCGTCGACGATCACGAGATGGGTGTTACTCATGTAATTCGTGGTGAAGATCATATCTCGAATACACCACGTCAGATTCTTATTCAAGAAGCCATAGGGGCTGAGCGTCCTATCTACGCTCACCTTCCGCTTATCCTTGCTCCCGATAGGTCGAAACTTTCGAAGCGTCACGGTGCAGTAATGCTCAGCGAATACGAACGCCAAGGCTTTATCAAAGAGTCCATCATTAATTACCTGGCACTTCTCGGTTGGAATCCTGGCACTGATCTAGAGAAGTACACACTCGAAGAACTTACTCAGGCTTTCGATATTTCTGGTATCCAAAAGAGCGGTGCGGTCTTCAATATTGATAAACTCAAATGGTTTAACAAAGAGTATCTTACGAACTATTCAGTTGAAGAGTTCGGTGCATATATTGAGACTATTCTTCCTGATGCTCTTTTTGCATTGCCGCAGTTTAGTCCGGATCGGCTTCGCAAAGTAATACCACTTATCAAAGAACGCAGTAGTACCCGTGATGAGGTTTTTAGTGACTTCGAAGCAGGGGAGTACGATTTTGCTTTTAAACCCCCCGAACACAATCCGAAACTTATAGCGTGGAAAAACGATGCAAGCCCACGAGAATCACTCTCTCGTCTTCAAAAACTTGCAGAACTTATTGCTCAAATGCCTGAAGAACTTTCATCTGATGAGGCACGATCTTTTATTTGGGATTATGCAGTAGACACAGGGAAGGGAGAAGTACTATGGCCACTTCGTGTTGCTCTTACTGGTCGTGAGCGATCTCCTGACCCATTCTGTGTGATACATATTATCGGTTCTGCAGAGTCATACAAAAGAGTCATTACCGCGTGTGATACAATTCTTAGAGCATCATAG
- a CDS encoding UDP-N-acetylglucosamine--N-acetylmuramyl-(pentapeptide) pyrophosphoryl-undecaprenol N-acetylglucosamine transferase, with product MFKGTNIDSHRKVLFVGGGTGGHFYPLIAIAEQFNLAGSRPELYYAGPNEYDSETLRNEGIEFIKVNAGKRRRYASILNYFDVFKTFFGSFTALIKLFILYPDVVVSKGGYTSVPIVIAAAILRIPLIVHESDAVVGKANRLGLRFARHVITSYDNVPLPPTKAEQHLLGIPIRQVFLTPPTQNAFSTLGIDAERPVILIIGGSQGAERINAMVLDSLDELLPDCTVIHQTGELHFNMCTATADALIPDQESRKHYHPIAFLNSVMLNDAYHLASLVISRAGSTSIYEIALHGKPSIIIPIPEDISHDQRSNAYAYARFGAALVMEEKNLSDNLLRAEIERIMQNGEIYDTMAGAARAFAKKDAALHITNLITKVSIEH from the coding sequence ATGTTCAAAGGCACCAACATTGATTCCCATCGCAAAGTATTATTTGTCGGCGGTGGTACTGGTGGTCATTTTTACCCACTTATTGCTATTGCAGAACAATTTAATTTAGCCGGAAGCCGACCTGAACTCTACTATGCTGGTCCAAACGAATACGATTCCGAAACACTACGCAATGAAGGTATTGAGTTCATCAAGGTGAATGCAGGGAAGCGACGACGCTATGCATCAATTCTCAATTATTTTGATGTTTTCAAGACTTTTTTCGGCTCATTCACTGCGCTTATTAAGCTTTTCATCCTGTACCCCGATGTTGTGGTAAGTAAGGGAGGTTACACCAGTGTGCCCATAGTTATCGCCGCTGCCATACTTCGTATTCCTCTTATTGTCCATGAATCAGATGCAGTAGTGGGGAAGGCGAATCGTCTTGGACTCCGTTTTGCACGCCATGTGATAACTTCATACGACAATGTACCACTTCCTCCAACAAAAGCAGAACAACACCTACTTGGTATTCCTATTCGTCAAGTTTTTCTCACTCCTCCCACACAAAATGCATTTTCAACTCTTGGTATTGATGCAGAACGTCCCGTCATCCTCATTATCGGAGGTTCGCAAGGAGCAGAGCGCATTAATGCTATGGTACTCGACTCACTTGACGAACTTCTCCCCGACTGCACTGTTATCCACCAGACAGGCGAGCTTCATTTCAATATGTGCACGGCGACAGCAGACGCTCTTATCCCTGATCAAGAGTCTCGCAAGCACTATCACCCCATCGCATTTTTAAACTCGGTCATGTTAAATGACGCATATCATCTTGCTTCTCTTGTCATTTCACGTGCGGGTAGTACTTCCATATATGAAATTGCACTCCATGGTAAGCCCTCTATCATTATTCCTATTCCTGAAGATATCAGTCACGACCAACGCTCTAATGCGTATGCATACGCTCGTTTTGGGGCAGCTCTCGTCATGGAAGAAAAAAACCTTTCGGACAACTTGCTTCGCGCAGAAATAGAACGTATTATGCAAAATGGTGAAATTTACGACACGATGGCAGGAGCAGCACGCGCGTTTGCTAAAAAGGACGCAGCGCTCCACATCACCAACCTCATCACTAAAGTTTCAATAGAACACTAA
- a CDS encoding cell division protein FtsW, translated as MHHTLDRTLLVLTYVLVVIGFSIFSSASLGLLARDGASFSSVALGQIVFGIIGGSAALFLASIVHYRWWRQYAFYIFLVTLFLTALVFVPGLGSSHGGATRWLEIGGFSMQPGELLKIGFVIYIATWLSGMKSQMKSFTRGTMPFLGLIAIAGIPLLMQPDTDTFLMMIAAALAMFITAGGRYRDVFFMIMGGVLLIAVLVLTRPYIKDRIEIFLNPSLDPQGSGYQIKQSLIAVGSGGLMGRGFGQSIQKFEYLPEPIGDSIFAVYAEEFGFIGSMILVILFSGFALRGYRIATHASDLFGMLLVVGIITIILAQVFLNIAAMVALAPLSGLPLPFISHGGTALLVTLGAVGIVLSVSKYRRPSQG; from the coding sequence ATGCACCATACACTCGACAGAACACTCCTCGTGCTTACCTACGTACTCGTGGTGATTGGATTCTCTATTTTCTCTTCTGCGTCACTTGGTCTTCTTGCCCGCGATGGTGCAAGTTTTTCTTCTGTCGCACTCGGGCAAATTGTGTTTGGTATTATTGGAGGAAGTGCTGCACTTTTTCTTGCGAGTATCGTTCATTACCGCTGGTGGCGTCAATATGCATTTTATATTTTTCTTGTAACTCTTTTTCTTACAGCGCTTGTTTTTGTACCTGGTCTTGGCTCATCACACGGCGGTGCTACTCGCTGGCTCGAGATAGGCGGATTCAGCATGCAGCCTGGAGAGCTTTTGAAGATTGGTTTCGTGATATATATCGCCACCTGGCTCTCCGGAATGAAGTCGCAGATGAAGAGTTTTACCAGGGGCACCATGCCATTTCTTGGCCTCATTGCAATAGCGGGTATTCCACTCCTCATGCAGCCCGATACCGATACCTTCCTCATGATGATAGCGGCAGCACTTGCAATGTTTATCACTGCTGGAGGTCGATACCGAGATGTTTTTTTCATGATTATGGGAGGAGTACTTCTCATTGCAGTCCTCGTTCTCACACGTCCGTACATCAAGGATCGTATCGAAATATTTTTAAATCCTTCGCTCGACCCACAGGGTTCTGGATATCAAATCAAGCAGTCCCTTATTGCGGTGGGCTCAGGCGGACTTATGGGACGTGGGTTTGGACAGAGTATTCAGAAATTTGAGTATCTTCCTGAGCCTATTGGTGACTCTATCTTTGCGGTCTACGCTGAAGAGTTTGGCTTCATTGGCTCAATGATACTTGTGATACTTTTTTCAGGCTTTGCACTACGTGGATATCGGATTGCCACTCACGCATCAGATCTTTTTGGGATGCTTCTTGTCGTTGGTATTATTACTATCATTCTCGCACAGGTTTTTCTCAATATTGCTGCTATGGTGGCCCTCGCACCACTTTCGGGACTACCTTTACCGTTTATTAGCCACGGTGGTACGGCACTGCTCGTGACTCTTGGTGCTGTAGGGATTGTACTCAGTGTGTCTAAATATCGCCGTCCATCGCAAGGGTAG
- a CDS encoding D-alanyl-D-alanine carboxypeptidase: MSNFEKNHTTSILEDPEVFLHDLEVQNDEKEVSPIPVVPQLGVALGLLVFVFGVTYLGASSALTKEKTIDVKVSTIPSVQEKAMARKVNAFADTSLEARSAFVWDVSAQRILFNKNGDDVRPLASITKLMTALVTYELLDPSDRVSITKNAIRVEGDSGLKEGESFTVENLVDLTLISSSNDGAAALGARAGQTIDAHEDPNAIFVHAMNVKAKELGMSKTRFENTSGLDVSATEAGAYGSARDIAMLMEYVVTHITDAVALTTLDLTTVRNVNGESHTTKNTNTYTGDIDGLIASKTGYTSLSGGNLVVAVNVGLNHPVVVVVLGSSQEGRFKDTLDLIERARVHVSNQAE; this comes from the coding sequence ATGTCTAATTTCGAGAAAAATCACACCACGTCGATACTCGAAGACCCTGAAGTTTTTTTGCATGACTTAGAAGTGCAAAATGATGAAAAGGAAGTATCACCGATTCCTGTTGTACCTCAACTTGGAGTAGCGCTTGGTTTACTTGTGTTTGTGTTTGGTGTCACCTACTTAGGAGCGTCAAGCGCACTTACTAAAGAGAAGACGATTGATGTCAAGGTAAGCACCATACCCTCTGTGCAAGAAAAGGCAATGGCTCGAAAGGTTAATGCATTTGCTGATACTTCACTTGAAGCGCGCAGTGCCTTTGTGTGGGACGTATCGGCACAACGCATTCTTTTCAACAAAAATGGCGATGATGTCCGCCCACTTGCATCGATCACCAAGCTCATGACTGCACTCGTTACGTACGAACTTCTTGACCCCTCAGACCGTGTCTCAATCACGAAAAATGCAATCCGAGTAGAGGGAGACAGTGGTCTAAAAGAAGGTGAGAGCTTTACTGTTGAAAATCTCGTTGATCTCACTCTCATTTCTTCTTCAAATGATGGTGCGGCAGCACTTGGTGCACGTGCGGGACAAACAATAGATGCACATGAAGACCCAAATGCAATCTTCGTTCATGCAATGAATGTAAAGGCTAAAGAACTCGGCATGTCCAAAACTCGTTTTGAGAACACCTCTGGACTTGATGTGAGTGCGACAGAAGCGGGTGCATACGGAAGCGCTCGTGACATTGCAATGCTCATGGAATATGTGGTAACTCACATTACTGATGCAGTCGCGCTCACGACGCTTGATCTCACCACAGTGCGTAACGTAAATGGCGAAAGTCACACCACTAAGAATACCAACACCTACACCGGTGACATTGACGGTCTCATCGCTTCCAAAACTGGTTACACCAGCCTTTCAGGCGGTAATTTGGTCGTTGCAGTGAATGTGGGACTGAATCACCCTGTAGTTGTTGTTGTACTTGGCTCTTCACAGGAGGGAAGATTCAAAGATACTCTTGATCTCATTGAACGAGCTCGGGTTCATGTTTCTAATCAAGCAGAATAA
- a CDS encoding SMC-Scp complex subunit ScpB, which translates to MELNARIEAILFYKTEPMSLKALAVFLSVSIEEVTGGLATLANVLQNRGIRLLTTDTSVQLITAPEASELIEQLRKDELSTDIGKAGAETLAIVLYRGPLSRVEIDRVRGVNSAFILRNLLIRGLVERRAHPTDSRSFIYAVTPSLLQHLGITAREEMQDFAEVMNAIDVFEEQSIAEEQTSNPITE; encoded by the coding sequence ATGGAACTTAATGCACGCATTGAGGCGATTTTGTTTTACAAAACTGAGCCTATGTCTTTGAAGGCACTTGCTGTTTTTTTGAGCGTATCCATTGAGGAAGTGACGGGAGGGCTCGCTACACTCGCCAACGTACTTCAGAATCGCGGCATACGTCTTCTTACTACTGACACCAGTGTGCAACTCATCACTGCACCGGAAGCGAGTGAGCTCATCGAACAACTCCGCAAGGACGAACTAAGCACTGACATCGGCAAAGCTGGTGCAGAGACGCTTGCTATTGTGCTATATCGTGGTCCTCTTTCACGTGTGGAGATTGATCGTGTACGTGGGGTGAACTCGGCATTCATCCTACGTAACTTACTCATTCGTGGTCTTGTGGAGCGACGTGCACATCCTACTGACTCTCGTTCTTTTATCTATGCAGTAACACCGTCTCTCTTACAACATCTCGGTATCACCGCTCGGGAAGAAATGCAAGATTTTGCTGAAGTGATGAACGCTATTGATGTCTTTGAAGAACAATCTATTGCAGAAGAGCAAACTTCTAATCCAATTACAGAGTAA
- a CDS encoding segregation/condensation protein A, with protein sequence MNVEQTPQTTSRFSIQTDAYSGPLDLLIDLIEKRKFLVNDISLAAVTDDYMAYVAQFEKNPLREMADFIVLAATLLLLKSKSLLPVLELTETEEETIESLEKRLRYYQIFRTAGKLIESTFGKRVLYERPFVPDKNPLFLPDKYASVTTLHTAMGDVLRNLPKKVEKPKVQVRTVVSLESMIDKLTHRIERQFTCKFRDFTGNTKERSTIIVGFLAVLEMVKQGKVMVRQSAHFLEIEIEQERSTTPRYQ encoded by the coding sequence ATGAACGTAGAACAAACACCACAAACGACAAGTCGTTTCAGTATCCAGACCGATGCGTATTCGGGGCCTTTGGATTTACTTATTGATCTCATTGAAAAACGAAAGTTTCTCGTGAACGATATTTCACTTGCTGCTGTCACTGACGACTACATGGCATACGTAGCGCAGTTTGAAAAAAATCCACTTCGAGAAATGGCAGACTTCATTGTACTTGCTGCAACGCTCCTCCTTCTCAAATCAAAATCTCTTCTTCCTGTGCTTGAACTCACGGAAACAGAAGAGGAAACAATCGAGTCACTTGAAAAGCGTCTACGGTACTATCAAATATTTAGAACTGCAGGAAAATTAATCGAATCTACCTTTGGGAAAAGAGTCCTGTATGAGCGTCCATTTGTCCCCGATAAAAATCCACTATTTCTTCCCGACAAGTACGCATCAGTGACCACCCTTCATACCGCCATGGGTGACGTTCTTCGTAATCTTCCAAAGAAAGTCGAAAAGCCAAAAGTACAGGTACGCACGGTAGTCTCTCTTGAATCAATGATAGACAAACTCACTCATCGTATCGAGCGCCAATTCACGTGCAAGTTTAGAGATTTTACGGGAAATACAAAAGAGCGCTCTACTATTATTGTTGGTTTTCTTGCTGTTCTTGAAATGGTGAAGCAGGGAAAAGTGATGGTACGGCAGAGTGCACACTTTCTCGAAATAGAAATAGAACAAGAACGAAGCACTACACCACGATATCAGTAG